The nucleotide sequence GAGAAGTTGGGCCAGGATCTGGAAAGGCAGAAGTTTACCCGGCTAGACCTGAGCAAATATGCCGGACCGGTTATAGATTATCTGGACAGCTTCAATAGCGACCTCAATCCACCGCTTTGCCCCCTCTGTGGGAAAAGGCCGGCGGCACCAGCCGCACAGGATGATTTGGTCAAGGAAGCGGGGTCATCTTGCAAGCTCTGCCGCGACCATATCTTCCTGGGGACCAATCTGGTCAAGAAGAAACATCTGGCCATAACCACCCGGGAGGCAGAACTCCGGCAGCCGGATAATATGCTGCGAGAGCCGATTTTCGACTACTATCAGGTGGCGTTTTTAGAAGGAGATCTGAGAAATTTGGCTCGGAACGGCCAGCTTTTGAAATACTGGAATCTCGCCCTTGCTCCGGACGGTGCCGTGCCTACAGGGATCACTACCCGATTTATTAGTGGCTATGTCCCGGTTTATCGAGAAGGAGATCAGCATGATGAACGTCTCCGGGCCGGAGGCCGGAGTGAAACCAAGAAACTGGAACTTATCGACCAGATCGAACCCGACACTCCTAAGACCCTGGAGCATATTGCCGCGATGGCCCGGAATCCTACGGAAAAGCCCGGAGTTTTTCAGGGGATTGACGCGCTGGGGATCCTGAAGGCCGATATTGATAACCTGGGCCTTTTAATGGCTTGTGGTCTGGCCCCTAAAAGGTTCACCCTCTCCCGCCTGGCCACCCTGAGCCGTCAGCTTAACAACTATTTCACGCTGTACCTACCACATCTACTATCAACTGACCGACGTTACCAAGATATTTACACGGTATTCGCCGGCGGTGATGACCTGTTTCTGATCGGGCCCTGGAATCGGATTATCGAGCTGGCGCGGCATCTACGGGCAACCTTTGCCGACTATGTGTGTCGCAACCCGGCCATCCACTTTTCCGCCGGTATTAGCCTGCAAAAGCCTCATACCCCCATTGATCATCTGGCCCTGGCCGCCGAAAGTGCCCTGGAACAATCCAAGGACGCGGATAAAAATCGGCTGACGCTTTTCGGGGAAACCGCCACCTGGGAAGAATTTGAGCAGTTACAGCAGATTAAGCAGACTTTGGGAAAATGGCTGGCACAGAAGTGGATAAATCAGGCCATGCTGTATCGCCTTAATGAACTGCTCCAGATGGCCGGTGAAGAAAGGCGCGTCGTTGCCAATAACGAAGTTTACCTGGATGATATGGCCTGCACCCGCTGGCGGGCGATGGCGGTCTACTTTCTGGAAAGAAACATTGGCAAAGAAATCAAGGCAGAAGAACGCCGGCAAGTCATTGACCAGACCGCGGTAGAGATCGTGC is from Deltaproteobacteria bacterium and encodes:
- the cas10 gene encoding type III-A CRISPR-associated protein Cas10/Csm1 — encoded protein: MDDTVLKIAIAAFMHDIGKLVHREVLSITDEYINNHADLYQPFYEGRHTHLHAVFTAAFIEKLQDRLPKEFNQAQWGEGDAFINMAAKHHRPETPMQWVVTIADWISSGWDREPYDQESQTSWRDYQRVRLVPVLEQLGAEPIAAQVECSYGYPLREISPTNIFPRLKRKVEPVDTVVANQEYKFHFEKFIDALGNLKHREENLELWFEHFDSLVMIYTSAIPSDRSGKVVPDVSLYDHARTTAALAVTIYLYHQQTNSLTIEAIKNYADRKFLLINGDFYGIQDFIFSRYGDLRKYRSKILRGRSLAVSLFSELAADLVCREIGLPFSSVILNNAGKFTIIAPNTPEAQAALQNVETKVNKWLMEVSYGENALGFSWRAASAHDFVGGQFPELWEKLGQDLERQKFTRLDLSKYAGPVIDYLDSFNSDLNPPLCPLCGKRPAAPAAQDDLVKEAGSSCKLCRDHIFLGTNLVKKKHLAITTREAELRQPDNMLREPIFDYYQVAFLEGDLRNLARNGQLLKYWNLALAPDGAVPTGITTRFISGYVPVYREGDQHDERLRAGGRSETKKLELIDQIEPDTPKTLEHIAAMARNPTEKPGVFQGIDALGILKADIDNLGLLMACGLAPKRFTLSRLATLSRQLNNYFTLYLPHLLSTDRRYQDIYTVFAGGDDLFLIGPWNRIIELARHLRATFADYVCRNPAIHFSAGISLQKPHTPIDHLALAAESALEQSKDADKNRLTLFGETATWEEFEQLQQIKQTLGKWLAQKWINQAMLYRLNELLQMAGEERRVVANNEVYLDDMACTRWRAMAVYFLERNIGKEIKAEERRQVIDQTAVEIVRWLEVYGSKLKMPLWEILYNHRGVE